In Methanosarcina barkeri MS, a single window of DNA contains:
- a CDS encoding MFS transporter, which yields MKTDGNASECNILSGKERMLAMGIVLLGLFMSVLDTVIVSIALPSITAYFGNTISESQWVVTAYLITITASMMIFGKLSAYTGLKKMFLGGIALFTISSLGCGIAPSLPILITFRIAQAIGGAMTSSISMAIIYRLNPPDMQGKAIGIMGATVAIGSLAGPGIGGVLIEVLDWRSIFYINIPIGIIGLLLGIPYLRITDIREKGERKKGENIDWTGAISFAIGITSVMVLFNAIATKGLYSMEVLTSFTTMSSAFIFLKWNEKKQINPILDIRVFREPMFLLPLLSMVLFFAAVFMLNITMPFYLERVLKFTPLHVGTMMMIIPLVLVIGSPIIGWLYDRSLWQYFSATGLLIAFSALLICAWATLSEKLEIVLLSMGLFAAGYSLFQSPNNIEIMRGLHKDRAAIASSIANTGRYFGMAIGASFASVILSAKLLPETDINNLTLSSGMTLVIAALICVIAAWPSYLRNRNN from the coding sequence TTGAAGACAGATGGGAATGCTTCGGAATGTAATATTTTGAGTGGAAAAGAGCGCATGCTTGCGATGGGAATTGTGCTGCTTGGACTTTTCATGTCCGTGCTGGATACTGTTATTGTAAGCATAGCACTGCCAAGTATAACTGCGTACTTCGGAAATACGATCTCCGAATCACAATGGGTTGTAACTGCATATTTGATCACTATCACGGCATCTATGATGATTTTTGGAAAGCTTTCTGCATACACGGGACTGAAAAAGATGTTCCTTGGAGGGATCGCTCTTTTTACAATCAGCTCTCTTGGATGTGGTATAGCTCCTTCTCTTCCCATACTCATCACTTTCAGGATAGCTCAAGCAATTGGAGGAGCCATGACGAGTTCTATCAGCATGGCCATTATATACAGGCTTAACCCGCCTGATATGCAGGGAAAGGCAATCGGTATCATGGGTGCGACCGTAGCCATCGGAAGCCTTGCAGGTCCGGGTATTGGCGGGGTATTGATCGAAGTGTTAGACTGGAGATCCATTTTCTATATTAATATCCCGATAGGAATAATTGGACTCTTGTTAGGCATTCCTTATCTAAGAATAACAGATATAAGAGAAAAAGGAGAAAGAAAAAAAGGAGAGAACATAGATTGGACAGGAGCTATAAGTTTTGCAATTGGCATTACATCAGTTATGGTTCTGTTCAATGCAATAGCTACAAAAGGCTTGTATTCTATGGAAGTTCTGACCTCTTTTACAACTATGTCTTCAGCATTCATATTCCTGAAATGGAATGAGAAAAAGCAGATAAACCCAATTCTTGATATCAGAGTTTTCCGTGAACCAATGTTTCTTCTACCTCTCTTGAGCATGGTCCTTTTCTTTGCTGCAGTTTTCATGCTGAATATAACCATGCCTTTCTATCTAGAGAGAGTGCTGAAGTTTACCCCATTACACGTAGGAACAATGATGATGATCATTCCCCTTGTTCTAGTTATTGGATCTCCAATAATAGGATGGTTGTACGATCGTTCTCTATGGCAATACTTTTCAGCTACGGGACTGTTAATAGCCTTCTCAGCCTTGCTGATATGCGCCTGGGCAACATTGAGTGAAAAATTAGAGATCGTTTTATTATCAATGGGTCTATTTGCAGCTGGGTATTCTCTTTTCCAGAGCCCCAATAATATTGAGATAATGAGGGGATTACATAAAGATAGAGCAGCTATCGCTTCCAGTATTGCAAATACGGGCAGATATTTTGGGATGGCAATAGGAGCTTCTTTTGCGTCTGTCATCCTTTCCGCAAAGTTATTGCCTGAAACAGATATCAACAACCTGACCCTATCTTCAGGAATGACGCTGGTTATAGCTGCCCTGATATGTGTAATTGCTGCCTGGCCTTCTTATCTAAGGAACAGAAATAACTGA
- the rimI gene encoding ribosomal protein S18-alanine N-acetyltransferase, translated as MIRRFAPEDFQEVVEIESEAFSEHNSLLYMSFYETVGDGFLVAEQDGKVVGYVVGYRSGENEGHIFSVGVKEEYRGRRIGTSLIHAICDIFVANGLRYARLEVRNSNKRAQKLYRSIGFVPCWTEKKYYSDGEDGMVMKMHLHPYRLLISKQKYLESIISDNEFFVTFKSPISYYP; from the coding sequence ATGATAAGGCGTTTTGCACCTGAGGACTTTCAAGAAGTAGTTGAAATTGAAAGTGAGGCCTTTTCGGAGCACAACTCCCTTTTATATATGAGCTTTTACGAAACCGTTGGAGATGGTTTCCTTGTTGCAGAGCAGGATGGAAAAGTCGTGGGGTATGTAGTAGGCTACCGTTCTGGAGAAAACGAAGGGCACATTTTTTCTGTCGGTGTCAAAGAAGAATATCGGGGAAGAAGAATAGGTACATCACTAATTCACGCTATCTGTGACATATTTGTTGCAAACGGACTTCGATACGCAAGGCTCGAAGTAAGAAATAGTAACAAAAGGGCACAAAAATTATATAGGTCCATAGGATTTGTACCCTGCTGGACCGAAAAAAAATATTACTCAGATGGAGAGGACGGGATGGTGATGAAAATGCATCTTCACCCTTATCGTCTCCTAATTTCAAAGCAAAAGTATCTGGAATCTATAATTTCAGATAACGAATTCTTTGTCACCTTCAAGAGCCCTATCAGTTATTACCCATGA
- a CDS encoding helix-turn-helix transcriptional regulator, with the protein MPERKEMKSHELFSELSSGSRLAILKALEKEPLKFTRLTTIIDATSPEAARQLNRLLKSSLICKDIEGYYSLTSFGKLVVSSIPNLEIIAQRSDFFLHHDTSSIPPKLLRDLGAFKDVEAVQGVFELVNKTTQLFEEIHEYAWYLTDSFPHFFIPRIEKKINDGVSFRFVYPENLGKSPMFDLPERILNAVETRSIDEVKIVINVSDRFGLLALPGLDGKIDRDDALIGYDSRFKDWCKEVFEYYFKTSSQC; encoded by the coding sequence TTGCCAGAACGTAAAGAAATGAAAAGTCACGAGCTTTTTTCCGAGCTGTCATCCGGGAGTAGGCTTGCTATACTAAAGGCGCTTGAGAAAGAACCATTGAAATTCACCCGGCTGACAACTATAATAGACGCTACATCTCCAGAAGCAGCGAGGCAATTGAACCGTCTGCTCAAAAGTAGTCTAATCTGCAAAGATATCGAGGGATATTATTCACTTACTTCTTTCGGAAAGTTGGTAGTATCGTCAATACCAAATCTGGAGATTATAGCTCAAAGGTCAGATTTTTTCCTTCATCATGATACGTCTTCTATACCTCCCAAGCTGCTCAGGGATCTTGGTGCTTTTAAAGATGTGGAAGCTGTTCAGGGAGTTTTTGAGCTGGTCAATAAAACGACACAGCTTTTCGAAGAGATTCATGAATATGCCTGGTACCTCACTGATAGTTTTCCTCATTTCTTCATACCTCGCATAGAAAAGAAGATCAACGATGGAGTGAGTTTTCGTTTTGTCTATCCCGAAAATCTTGGTAAAAGCCCTATGTTTGATTTGCCGGAAAGAATCCTGAATGCTGTAGAAACCCGTTCTATAGATGAGGTTAAAATAGTCATTAATGTCAGTGATAGGTTCGGTTTACTTGCACTTCCCGGGCTTGATGGAAAGATTGACCGTGACGATGCGCTTATCGGGTACGACAGTAGATTCAAAGACTGGTGTAAAGAAGTTTTTGAATATTACTTTAAAACCTCCAGTCAATGCTAG
- the dnaG gene encoding DNA primase DnaG — MQNTDTTKYIIHSKINADGVIERPDIVGAIFGQTEGLLGADLDLRDLQKTGRIGRIEVMVTAKGGKTKGNIFVPSSLDKVETSILAASLETIDRVGPCSAKIEVFQVEDVRAVKRKKIIERAKLIFTKMFDETVPESQELADEVRQSVRVDELTYYGKSRIPCGPNVLNSDAIIILEGRADILNLLRYGIKNTICVGGTNIPPEVAELTKKKTVTAFTDGDRGGELIIRELLQVADIDYVARAPDGKCVEDLVQKEVIRALRRKVPVEQIIEKYGIQEREEEGARVERGSKRKIRAPEIAPRITEKKLHKRVKVHRVSSKPDLYGEEFSEEKTKGKESIKAFEKVSEKTAEKVSEMVPATAAKVKTRSIVTKPHISSRTVPVAARVPREKPVEKVHAAVKVPGGEAVRVSPAPVKTVTVSPEATRFRPHVEALKGTLTARILDSHDKVIEEIAVRDLASRLKTYKENIQSVVFDGVITQRLVDIASSNAIKNLIGVKIGNIAKVPADMEVLTASML; from the coding sequence ATGCAAAATACAGATACTACAAAATACATCATTCATTCTAAGATTAATGCGGATGGGGTAATTGAACGTCCTGATATCGTAGGTGCGATTTTTGGGCAAACTGAGGGATTACTCGGGGCTGATCTTGATCTTCGTGACCTGCAAAAAACTGGCAGGATTGGCAGGATCGAGGTAATGGTTACGGCTAAAGGAGGAAAGACCAAAGGAAATATCTTTGTTCCCTCAAGCCTTGATAAGGTCGAAACCTCAATTCTTGCCGCGTCGCTTGAGACTATTGACAGAGTCGGGCCATGCAGTGCTAAAATCGAGGTTTTCCAGGTAGAAGACGTAAGAGCTGTAAAGCGAAAGAAGATTATTGAAAGGGCAAAACTCATTTTTACCAAAATGTTTGATGAGACCGTTCCCGAATCCCAGGAGCTGGCCGACGAAGTCCGACAGTCCGTAAGAGTTGATGAACTCACTTACTACGGAAAGTCCAGAATCCCCTGTGGGCCTAATGTACTTAACTCAGATGCCATCATTATTCTCGAGGGAAGAGCTGACATTCTGAACCTTCTCCGCTATGGTATAAAGAATACCATATGCGTAGGGGGAACAAACATTCCTCCGGAAGTTGCAGAGCTTACTAAAAAGAAAACAGTAACAGCGTTTACTGATGGAGACCGTGGAGGGGAGCTCATAATACGTGAGCTACTGCAGGTGGCAGACATCGACTATGTTGCCCGTGCTCCCGATGGAAAATGTGTAGAGGACCTTGTCCAGAAAGAAGTTATACGGGCTCTTCGTCGGAAAGTTCCTGTAGAGCAGATCATCGAGAAATACGGAATCCAGGAGAGGGAGGAAGAAGGTGCCAGAGTGGAGAGAGGCTCCAAAAGAAAGATAAGAGCACCTGAGATTGCTCCCAGGATTACTGAAAAGAAGCTGCATAAGCGTGTTAAAGTTCACAGGGTCTCTTCAAAGCCAGATCTTTATGGGGAGGAATTTTCGGAGGAAAAAACGAAAGGAAAAGAATCTATAAAAGCTTTTGAAAAGGTTTCTGAAAAAACTGCTGAGAAAGTCTCGGAAATGGTTCCTGCGACTGCAGCAAAAGTCAAAACGAGATCTATCGTCACAAAACCTCATATTTCATCAAGGACAGTTCCTGTTGCCGCTAGAGTTCCCAGAGAAAAGCCTGTAGAAAAGGTTCATGCAGCTGTCAAAGTTCCTGGAGGTGAGGCGGTCAGAGTCTCTCCTGCTCCGGTAAAGACGGTCACGGTTTCTCCTGAAGCCACCAGGTTCAGACCTCATGTCGAAGCTCTGAAAGGAACTTTAACGGCCAGAATTCTTGACTCCCATGATAAGGTCATAGAGGAGATTGCGGTGCGGGACCTTGCGAGCAGGTTGAAAACCTATAAAGAAAACATCCAGAGCGTAGTTTTTGATGGCGTAATTACTCAAAGGCTAGTTGATATTGCCTCAAGTAATGCAATTAAGAACCTTATAGGTGTAAAGATAGGAAATATAGCTAAGGTTCCTGCTGATATGGAAGTTTTGACCGCAAGCATGCTTTGA
- a CDS encoding (Fe-S)-binding protein produces the protein MKNEGKKETEQAKKPEKTKISENEINGNESGKQPFEVDRRSVYRCVQCGTCRSVCPVFDVVGWESANTRGRMLIIKSLLEGRPPSEDMLPSLASCTTCGICAVKCPAGVKPPEVVEAARAQLVKCGITTEVQKNLKSAIMTYGNSFGETKDRKHWLSKVERSKLPVKSDYVYFVGCFDSYRYPEFAKKTFEILQQFGVTLLPDEQCCASPLLRTGFKEDAEKVMKHNLEQIRKVGAHTIITSCAGCYTTLKNNYPEELKVISLPEFLAEHLEELNLKKLDLTVTYHDPCHLGRHNQVYDAPRKVIQAICTLKEMKYIKENARCCGGGGGVRAGYPDISLELARNRLQDVPEGVDYIVTSCPLCVRNLRDAGGDIEVIDIVELVAMSMK, from the coding sequence ATGAAAAACGAAGGAAAAAAGGAAACTGAGCAGGCAAAAAAACCGGAAAAAACCAAAATAAGTGAGAATGAGATTAACGGGAACGAGAGTGGAAAGCAGCCCTTTGAGGTTGACCGCAGGTCGGTTTATAGATGCGTACAGTGCGGAACCTGCCGCTCGGTTTGCCCCGTATTTGACGTGGTAGGCTGGGAATCTGCCAATACACGAGGCAGAATGCTCATCATTAAAAGCCTGCTCGAAGGCAGGCCCCCTTCTGAAGATATGCTTCCAAGCCTTGCTTCCTGTACAACCTGCGGGATCTGCGCTGTCAAGTGCCCCGCAGGAGTAAAACCACCTGAGGTTGTTGAAGCTGCTCGTGCCCAGCTTGTGAAATGTGGCATCACGACTGAAGTCCAGAAAAACTTGAAATCAGCCATTATGACATATGGTAATTCTTTCGGGGAAACAAAAGATCGTAAACACTGGCTCTCCAAAGTAGAACGTTCAAAACTTCCTGTAAAGTCCGATTATGTCTATTTTGTGGGCTGTTTTGACTCCTACCGCTATCCGGAGTTTGCTAAAAAAACGTTTGAAATTCTGCAGCAGTTTGGTGTAACTCTCCTGCCTGACGAGCAGTGCTGTGCTTCTCCTCTCCTGCGTACCGGATTTAAGGAGGATGCAGAAAAGGTCATGAAGCACAACCTTGAGCAGATCAGAAAAGTGGGTGCGCACACAATTATCACGAGCTGTGCCGGTTGTTATACAACGCTCAAGAACAACTACCCAGAGGAACTTAAGGTTATAAGTCTCCCAGAATTCCTTGCCGAACATCTGGAAGAACTCAATTTGAAGAAACTTGACCTTACAGTTACTTATCATGATCCCTGTCACCTGGGCAGGCATAATCAGGTTTATGATGCTCCAAGAAAGGTTATCCAGGCAATATGTACTCTTAAGGAAATGAAATATATTAAAGAAAATGCACGCTGCTGCGGCGGCGGAGGCGGAGTACGGGCAGGGTATCCTGATATTTCCCTTGAGCTTGCAAGAAACAGGCTTCAAGATGTGCCAGAAGGAGTAGATTACATTGTCACTTCCTGTCCTCTCTGCGTAAGGAACCTCAGGGACGCAGGTGGAGACATCGAGGTTATTGATATTGTAGAACTCGTAGCAATGTCAATGAAGTAG
- the arcS gene encoding archaeosine synthase subunit alpha, with translation MTRYFEIEQRDGAARIGKLLLSPELHTPCILNAAELGKLENPGSVVDAGSFWGVKSDAELETHVKQIWEKAGKGTLIILPHQAYPPSIPAESLGKVQKFTDLKGENVEDAGPTGSLLKIGGKPEKTDLYVMEGAGTLENNARRFLEIIIEFRNQISPDTALYAPNLALPENIAMLVYLGVDVLDDTRAEIAAYSDIYLTAAGNFYLDSLTEFPCRCRVCAESTPEELRKLPKIERAKFLSAHNKNALESELSLVRERIRAGTLREYVEGQCRVRPWLTALLRLGDFEYSYLEERVPAFRQNQLLADTSEALSRVEVVRFAQRIQERYTPPDLEVLVLLPCAARKPYSTSQSHQKFILALGKYRKFVHEVILTSPLGIVPRELELTYPAAHYDTAVTGHWDEEEKAWVSGCLEAYLSKHSYKAIIAHVEGAYREICERAAGNLGIEITYTATGSLVSMEALSNLKKTVESIYTSESFSRKSLNAEENKKNFVRAIAEYQFGESAAFLFSEETGKLAVKGRFPKYQLFSGKKQLATLVPQYGMLALSLEGAERMLKSEKYLVKIDDFLPRGSILAPGVTEADPGIRPNDEVIVLGKKALCVGRAMMSGEEMVKSSRGVAVDVRHIKKL, from the coding sequence ATGACACGGTACTTTGAGATAGAACAAAGAGACGGAGCAGCAAGGATAGGAAAACTTCTGCTGTCTCCCGAGCTTCATACGCCCTGCATTTTGAATGCGGCAGAACTTGGAAAGCTTGAAAACCCCGGCTCTGTTGTTGACGCAGGAAGTTTCTGGGGTGTTAAATCCGATGCAGAGCTCGAAACACACGTAAAGCAAATCTGGGAAAAAGCGGGAAAAGGAACTCTTATAATCCTGCCGCATCAAGCTTATCCTCCTTCCATTCCGGCTGAGTCCCTTGGGAAAGTCCAAAAATTTACTGATCTTAAAGGCGAAAACGTTGAAGATGCAGGCCCTACAGGTTCTCTCCTGAAAATAGGAGGAAAGCCTGAGAAAACCGACCTGTATGTAATGGAAGGGGCAGGTACCCTGGAAAACAATGCACGAAGATTTCTCGAGATCATAATAGAGTTTAGAAACCAGATTTCCCCTGATACAGCTCTTTATGCCCCAAACCTCGCGCTTCCTGAAAATATAGCTATGCTAGTCTACCTCGGAGTTGATGTCCTGGACGATACCAGAGCAGAAATTGCAGCTTATTCTGATATCTACCTGACAGCAGCAGGCAACTTTTATCTTGACTCCCTGACAGAGTTTCCCTGCAGGTGCAGGGTATGTGCTGAAAGTACACCTGAAGAACTCAGGAAGCTTCCGAAGATCGAGAGAGCAAAATTCCTTTCAGCTCACAATAAGAATGCTCTCGAATCCGAACTTTCCCTTGTGCGGGAAAGGATAAGGGCAGGAACATTGAGAGAATATGTTGAAGGCCAGTGCAGGGTCAGGCCCTGGCTCACAGCCCTGTTAAGACTTGGAGATTTTGAGTATTCCTATCTTGAAGAAAGAGTTCCTGCTTTCCGGCAAAACCAGTTGCTTGCAGATACCTCGGAGGCTCTATCTCGAGTCGAAGTGGTGAGGTTTGCACAGCGCATACAGGAAAGGTATACACCTCCGGACCTTGAGGTCCTCGTGCTTTTGCCATGCGCGGCCAGAAAACCTTACTCAACTTCCCAATCCCATCAGAAATTTATTCTGGCCTTAGGAAAATATCGGAAATTCGTCCATGAAGTGATTTTAACCTCACCTCTTGGAATAGTGCCCAGAGAACTGGAATTGACATATCCAGCAGCCCATTATGACACTGCGGTTACAGGACACTGGGACGAAGAAGAAAAAGCCTGGGTTTCCGGCTGCCTCGAGGCTTATCTCTCAAAACACAGTTACAAGGCCATAATTGCCCATGTAGAAGGGGCATACAGGGAAATCTGTGAACGAGCGGCAGGTAATCTTGGGATTGAAATAACCTATACTGCCACAGGAAGCCTTGTGTCTATGGAAGCTCTTTCAAACCTCAAGAAGACCGTTGAGTCTATCTACACATCCGAAAGTTTCAGCAGGAAGAGCCTGAATGCAGAAGAAAACAAAAAGAATTTCGTGAGAGCTATTGCAGAATATCAGTTCGGAGAAAGTGCTGCATTTCTTTTCTCTGAAGAAACCGGAAAGCTTGCAGTCAAAGGCCGATTCCCTAAGTATCAGCTCTTTTCCGGAAAAAAACAACTCGCAACCCTGGTTCCTCAATACGGAATGCTTGCTCTTTCTCTCGAAGGGGCTGAAAGGATGCTAAAAAGTGAGAAATACTTAGTAAAAATTGATGATTTTCTCCCACGAGGTTCCATCCTTGCCCCAGGAGTTACTGAGGCTGATCCGGGAATAAGACCTAATGATGAGGTAATTGTGCTCGGGAAAAAAGCGCTCTGTGTAGGGCGAGCCATGATGAGCGGAGAGGAAATGGTAAAATCCAGTAGAGGAGTTGCAGTGGATGTCAGGCATATCAAGAAACTCTGA
- a CDS encoding class I SAM-dependent methyltransferase has product MNNIKARMLNRRASSAKSKSEEIIKALSLKPGQQIADVGSGGGYFSFLFARDVGREGKVYAVDTNKGLLDFVRSNSERNGFHNIITVFAEDSRFSLMNEKLDLVFLRNVYHHLPNREIYFSNLVDSLSTGAKIAIIDYDGRGKWSSHRLFCHYVPKATIINEMNVAGYSLVENHTFLPEQSFLVFSATNNENNQNQEEALL; this is encoded by the coding sequence GTGAACAATATAAAAGCCAGAATGTTAAATAGAAGGGCATCAAGTGCGAAGAGCAAATCTGAAGAAATAATAAAAGCTCTCTCCCTGAAACCCGGCCAGCAAATTGCAGACGTTGGCTCGGGCGGAGGCTATTTTTCCTTCCTTTTTGCCAGAGATGTCGGTAGAGAAGGAAAGGTATATGCGGTCGATACAAACAAAGGGCTTCTTGACTTTGTAAGAAGCAATTCAGAAAGGAACGGTTTCCATAACATTATAACAGTATTTGCTGAAGACAGCAGGTTCTCTCTTATGAATGAAAAACTGGACCTGGTCTTTCTGCGTAATGTATACCATCATCTTCCCAACAGAGAAATTTATTTCAGTAATCTAGTCGACTCCCTGAGCACCGGAGCAAAGATTGCGATTATAGATTATGATGGAAGGGGTAAATGGAGCTCACACCGACTCTTCTGCCACTATGTCCCAAAAGCGACAATAATTAACGAAATGAATGTGGCAGGATACAGCCTGGTAGAAAATCACACATTCCTTCCAGAACAGAGCTTCCTGGTATTTTCGGCAACCAATAATGAAAATAACCAAAATCAAGAGGAGGCTCTACTTTGA
- a CDS encoding radical SAM/SPASM domain-containing protein, with the protein MSFEGFPFNLGWELTLACNLRCNHCASAAGLPRHNELTKEEALKICDQFPELLVQEVNFTGGEPLLSPYWAEIALYLKDLGISTNIITNGLALDSKIVSQMKNVGISDVGISLDGLETTHDYIRGHKGSFKQVLRSIELLQQENIRIIVITTVNNLNIDELPAILHLLQSVGIQYWRVQPLIPMGRANNFKKLYMDNAGILKLGKFIQCWEPKSKNEGTHIICSDGLEYIDGISNCERPWRGCPAGWVTCSITSDGKVKGCLSLPDNLIEGDLRKDDFWSIWFHPDSFAYTRRFSDKELGSNCSSCNKAMECLGGCSSNSYAASGKFHNDPYCFYRINKNSV; encoded by the coding sequence TTGAGCTTTGAAGGATTTCCATTTAATCTAGGATGGGAACTAACACTAGCATGCAATCTACGCTGTAATCATTGTGCCTCAGCAGCTGGTTTGCCGAGGCATAATGAACTTACAAAAGAAGAAGCATTAAAAATATGTGACCAGTTTCCGGAATTACTAGTGCAAGAAGTGAATTTTACGGGTGGTGAGCCTTTGTTGAGTCCATACTGGGCAGAGATAGCTCTATACCTAAAGGATCTGGGAATATCGACAAACATAATCACTAATGGTCTTGCTCTAGACTCGAAAATAGTATCGCAGATGAAAAATGTGGGCATTTCTGATGTTGGTATAAGCCTGGATGGGCTTGAAACAACTCACGATTACATCAGAGGACACAAAGGTTCCTTTAAACAGGTGCTGAGAAGTATAGAATTACTCCAGCAGGAGAATATTCGTATAATTGTCATTACCACGGTCAACAACCTTAATATTGATGAGCTGCCAGCCATCCTTCATTTACTGCAATCTGTTGGAATACAATATTGGAGAGTCCAGCCACTAATTCCAATGGGACGCGCGAACAACTTTAAAAAGCTCTACATGGACAATGCAGGCATACTTAAGCTTGGAAAATTTATACAATGTTGGGAACCTAAATCTAAAAATGAAGGTACACATATTATATGCAGCGATGGACTCGAATATATAGACGGAATCTCGAATTGTGAAAGACCTTGGCGCGGTTGTCCTGCTGGTTGGGTAACTTGCAGCATAACCAGTGACGGCAAGGTGAAAGGATGTTTATCTTTACCAGATAATTTGATAGAAGGTGATCTGCGCAAGGATGATTTTTGGAGTATATGGTTCCACCCTGATTCTTTTGCTTATACTCGTCGCTTTTCAGATAAAGAATTAGGATCAAACTGCAGTTCTTGCAATAAAGCTATGGAGTGCTTGGGAGGTTGCTCATCAAATTCTTATGCAGCTTCGGGTAAATTTCACAATGACCCATACTGTTTCTACAGAATTAACAAAAATTCAGTCTAA
- a CDS encoding FAD-binding oxidoreductase: MDITAELQKIVSGRLSVSPSELYCYSSDASQVKGMPDYVVRPKSTDEVSRIVRLAYENEIPVTARGAGTGLAGGAVPVKGGIVLDMSGMNRILEIDINNIQVQVEPGVIQDALNEALKPYGFFFPPNPGSSAMCTIGGMIAYNASGMRCVKYGTTRHYVRDLEVVLADGTVIHTGSKMLKSAAGYDLTQLIVGSEGTLGIVTKARLKIAPLPKTRKLVIASFENAEIAGQAVVKTFSHGVIPSACEILDRVSLQVLKRYDPNLVLPSEGDVILFEVDGTESSAREAAEQIMKVCTPLALSMRLAESEKEMADIWAARKLVGAAVSRLDPTKSRIYVGEDVGVPIKRIPELLKRAQEIAEKFNLPAMKYGHIGDGNLHFALFIDVLNKDEWDRLNKAADLIHRTAIELGGTVSSEHGIGAARAKYMKAQWGPALEVMRAIKNVLDPKGILNPGKLGL; encoded by the coding sequence ATGGATATAACTGCAGAACTTCAAAAAATCGTTAGTGGGCGACTCTCAGTCTCGCCTTCTGAACTTTATTGTTATTCTTCTGACGCATCCCAGGTCAAGGGAATGCCTGATTACGTAGTACGCCCGAAAAGCACAGACGAAGTAAGCCGGATTGTCAGGCTTGCCTATGAGAACGAGATCCCTGTGACTGCAAGGGGAGCAGGCACCGGACTTGCAGGCGGTGCAGTTCCTGTTAAAGGGGGCATTGTGCTGGATATGTCGGGCATGAATCGGATTCTTGAAATCGATATTAATAATATTCAGGTCCAGGTAGAACCCGGGGTTATTCAGGATGCTTTAAATGAAGCGCTAAAGCCGTATGGTTTTTTCTTTCCTCCGAATCCTGGCAGTTCAGCCATGTGTACTATCGGGGGTATGATAGCTTACAACGCAAGTGGAATGCGCTGTGTTAAGTACGGTACTACCAGACACTATGTTCGCGACCTTGAAGTGGTGCTTGCGGACGGGACAGTTATTCATACCGGTTCGAAGATGTTGAAATCCGCAGCAGGATATGACTTGACCCAGCTTATTGTGGGTTCGGAAGGCACACTCGGCATTGTTACAAAAGCCAGGCTTAAGATTGCTCCCCTTCCTAAAACTCGAAAACTGGTAATTGCTTCTTTTGAAAACGCGGAAATTGCAGGGCAAGCAGTCGTAAAAACCTTCTCACACGGTGTCATTCCCTCAGCTTGTGAGATTCTTGATAGGGTTTCCCTGCAGGTTCTCAAACGTTACGACCCGAACCTTGTGCTTCCTTCAGAAGGCGATGTGATTCTTTTTGAGGTTGACGGAACTGAAAGCTCGGCACGTGAAGCTGCAGAACAGATCATGAAAGTCTGTACTCCCCTGGCTCTCTCTATGAGGCTTGCGGAAAGTGAAAAGGAAATGGCAGATATCTGGGCAGCCAGAAAACTCGTAGGGGCTGCGGTTTCTCGCCTGGACCCGACAAAGAGCCGCATCTATGTAGGAGAAGATGTGGGAGTTCCCATAAAGCGAATCCCTGAACTGCTAAAACGAGCACAGGAAATCGCTGAGAAATTCAACCTGCCGGCTATGAAATACGGGCATATAGGAGACGGAAACCTGCACTTTGCACTTTTCATTGATGTCCTGAATAAAGATGAATGGGACCGCCTGAATAAAGCTGCGGATCTTATTCACAGGACAGCGATTGAGCTTGGAGGCACAGTTAGCTCTGAACATGGAATAGGCGCGGCCAGAGCCAAATACATGAAAGCCCAATGGGGCCCTGCTCTTGAGGTAATGCGTGCGATCAAAAATGTCCTTGACCCGAAAGGTATACTGAATCCGGGCAAACTGGGGTTGTGA
- a CDS encoding UPF0058 family protein, with protein MHKEELIQLHTYMAQMKRYFERHGVTHEFDDYKALSISPVHIHRSKADHKRAIFILGGELATLMSRDDPIFEETPAHMRDSLNSVIKLMGNN; from the coding sequence ATGCACAAGGAAGAGCTAATACAACTACACACGTATATGGCCCAGATGAAGAGATATTTTGAAAGGCACGGGGTAACGCACGAATTCGATGATTACAAGGCTTTATCCATAAGCCCTGTACACATTCACCGGAGCAAGGCGGATCACAAGCGCGCAATTTTTATTTTAGGAGGCGAGCTTGCAACTCTCATGTCCCGGGACGACCCTATCTTTGAGGAAACACCAGCTCATATGAGGGATTCACTGAATTCCGTCATCAAGCTCATGGGTAATAACTGA